The Streptomyces sp. R28 region CACAAGGAGCTGGAGCGGCTCACCGACCGTGAGCGGGAGGTCATGGTGCTGGTCGCGCAGGGCCTGTCCAACGGCGAGATCGCGGCCCGGCTGGTCCTTTCCGAGGCGACGGTGAAGACCCACGTGGGCCGCATCCTGACCAAGCTGGGGCTGCGCGACCGCGTCCAGGTGGTGGTCCTGGCCTACGAGACGGGTCTGGTCCGGGCCGGCGGGCACGGCTGAGTACGGCCCGGCGGGTGCGGTGGGGTACGGCCCGGCGGGCAGGGCCGAGACCGGGGCGTCACGCGCGCGTGACCGGCGCCCACTAGGGTCTGCTCATGCTCCTGTGGATCAACGGCCCCTTCGGGGGTGGCAAGACACAGACCGCACACGAGATCCAGCGCCGCCTGCCCGGCAGCGTCATCTGCGACCCTGAACACCCCGGGTTCGGCCTGCGCCGCATGCTCCCGCCGGAACTGCGCGGGAACTTCCAGGACTTGGCGTCCTGGCGGCAGGGTGTCGTCGAGGTCCTCGACCTCGCCCTCACCAAGCACGACGGCGTGGTGATCGCCCCCATGACGGTCACCGACCCCGACTGCTTCGCCGAGACGGTCGGTCGGCTGCGCGAACTCGGCCACGACGTACGGCACTTCACGCTCCTCGCCGAGCGGGAGACGGTCATGAAGCGGCTGCGCGAGCGCGGTTTCGGGCACCTCCTTGGGTACGTCGGCGGAAAGAACGCCGGGCTGCGTCGCGAGACTTGGGCCGTCCAGCAGCTCGACCACTGTCTGGAGCGGCTGCGCGAGCCGGAGTTCGCCGAGCACCTGTGGACGGACCACTCGACCGTGCCGAAGACGGCGGACCGCATCGCCGTCCTGGCCGGGGTGAAGCTCCGGCCGAACAACGAGGGCAGGCTGCGGACTCGGCTGCGGCAGGTGGGGGTCGGGATCAGGCACATCCGGTTCGACTGACGGCCCAGCGGAGCGACGGCCTACCGGAGCAACGCCTCCAGGAAGTCGCTGCCGAGCCGGGCCACCGCCGTGACGTCCAGTTGATGCAGGACATAGCGCCCGCGGCGGCGGGTGGTGATCAGGCCCGCCTTCTTGAGGACGCCCAGATGCCGGGATATCTCCGGGGCCGTCATGCCGTGGATCCGCACGAGCTCGCTCGTGGTGTACGTGCTGCGGGCCAGGTTGCGGCAGAGCTGCATGCGCACCGGGTGGGAGAGCGCGGTCATCCGTAGGGTCAGCTGCTCGACCGAGGGCGGCGACGCGAGCTCGGGGGAGCCGACGGGGTAGTGCAGCACGGGCTGCCAGCCGTGTCGGTGCAGCACCATCAGATGCGGCCAGCCCAGGCTCGTCGGCACGAGCAGCAGACTGCCGTTCCTGACCAGGCTGTGGCCCTGGCGGAGCTTGTCGATGGTGATCCGTCCGGCGGCCTCGTCGAGCATCACCGCAGCGGAGATCGAGGTCAGCGCCTCGGCCGGCCCCTTGTGCCGCAGGAGTTCGGTCCTGTGGCGGGCGTCCGCCGCGAGCTGGTGGCGCAGCCGGGACCAGGTGTCGGCGAAGAACGCCTCGTCGCAGTCCCGCAGGAACTGCCGCAGCCAGGCCCGGATCCGCGGTGGATCGTCGAGCAGCCGCTGGCTGAACCGCAG contains the following coding sequences:
- a CDS encoding DUF5937 family protein — protein: MSVSIDIAGLRPERVVVVPSPLAELGMALHALAESGHHPGLQGWATSVTARLDPHLADRMCEADFLWRTTFSDLFLPCAGVPGGALPGATLAEELDLLDKLTDEQFVDAALEFTCALPYATPGKDVLADEELRRRALDLAAARGPQQLRFSQRLLDDPPRIRAWLRQFLRDCDEAFFADTWSRLRHQLAADARHRTELLRHKGPAEALTSISAAVMLDEAAGRITIDKLRQGHSLVRNGSLLLVPTSLGWPHLMVLHRHGWQPVLHYPVGSPELASPPSVEQLTLRMTALSHPVRMQLCRNLARSTYTTSELVRIHGMTAPEISRHLGVLKKAGLITTRRRGRYVLHQLDVTAVARLGSDFLEALLR
- a CDS encoding AAA family ATPase — protein: MLLWINGPFGGGKTQTAHEIQRRLPGSVICDPEHPGFGLRRMLPPELRGNFQDLASWRQGVVEVLDLALTKHDGVVIAPMTVTDPDCFAETVGRLRELGHDVRHFTLLAERETVMKRLRERGFGHLLGYVGGKNAGLRRETWAVQQLDHCLERLREPEFAEHLWTDHSTVPKTADRIAVLAGVKLRPNNEGRLRTRLRQVGVGIRHIRFD